One region of Grus americana isolate bGruAme1 chromosome 20, bGruAme1.mat, whole genome shotgun sequence genomic DNA includes:
- the MYMK gene encoding protein myomaker yields the protein MGSLVAKLLLPTISTLVFLPTISIAAKRRFHMEAMVYFFTMFFVAIYHACDGPGLSVLCFMRYDILEYFSIYGTALSIWVSLMALAEFDEPKRSTFVMFGVLTIAVRIYHDRWGYGVYSGPIGTAVLVITVKWLQKMKEKKGLYPDKSVYTQQIGPGFCFGALALMLRFFFEEWDYTYVHSFYHCALAMAFVLLLPKENKKAGSAGTPARLDCSTLCCCV from the exons ATGGGTTCGCTGGTGGCCAAGCTCCTTCTGCCCACCATCAGCACCTTGGTCTTCCTCCCCACCATCAGCATCGCAGCCAAGCGGCGCTTCCACATGGAAGCCATGGTCTACTTCTTCACCATGTTCTTCGTGGCG atTTACCATGCATGTGATGGCCCTGGTTTATCAGTGCTGTGCTTCATGCGCTACGATATCCTGGAGTACTTCAGCATCTATGGAACAGCTCTGTCCATCTGGGTGTCCCTGATGG CCCTGGCAGAGTTCGATGAGCCGAAGAGGTCAACCTTCGTCATGTTCGGCGTCCTCACCATTGCCGTGAGGATCTACCACGACCGCTGGGGCTACGGCGTCTACTCGGGACCCATCGGGACAGCTGTCCTGGTGATAACCGTGAAATGG ctacaaaagatgaaagagaagaaagggctCTATCCAGACAAAAGCGTCTACACCCAACAGATTGGTCCCGGCTTCTGTTTCGGGGCGTTAGCACTGATGCTGAGGTTCTTCTTTGAG GAGTGGGATTACACCTACGTGCACAGCTTCTACCACTGCGCCTTGGCCATGGCCttcgtgctgctgctgcccaaggaGAACAAGAAGGCCGGGAGCGCCGGGACCCCCGCCAGGCTCGACTGCTCCACGCTCTGCTGCTGCGTCTGA